Proteins from a single region of Melanotaenia boesemani isolate fMelBoe1 chromosome 3, fMelBoe1.pri, whole genome shotgun sequence:
- the patz1 gene encoding POZ-, AT hook-, and zinc finger-containing protein 1 isoform X2, with translation MEKVAEPSWTSSYTYQVSKHSAEMLHNLNIQRKDGGRFCDVILRVGEESFPAHKAVLAACSEYFESVFSRQTEGDGDTKELEMHTISPKVFKDILDFAYTSRIVVRLECFPELMTAAKFLLMRSVIEICQEVIKQSNVQILVPTSRGGDASLFQATGATDLGFPVAQQDLVNGTSMLLNGQSFASNTQMHVDRSEDTTAVLLEDGGESSVPMLEPVEGLSVSPSSEITGNTFNHDTGSPGSKRGRGRPKKGGVVEPIHFNHTNQKDNGLFPCGTCGKAFTEASRLKNHEAQHGASTGGVNNLSDSMSTAGGLSLLSQPGLLENGVQFPGGLSLDNGRKRERTRRHVGCDICGKVFRDVYHLNRHKLSHSGEKPYACPVCGLRFKRKDRMSYHVRSHDGSVGKPYVCQSCGKGFSRPDHLNGHIKQVHTTERPHKCQICNASFATRDRLRSHLACHEDKIPCKVCGKFLRAAYMTDHLKKHSEGTHNYCGICNKDLCASRQLLLTSSEAEGRCHGLSGHPVLPQPGHSTLCLQPELLMGKPGGAPYFWECRSGGVPGFPAHGPVADGQENAGKCPHLESEESDTSFRELSNGDELKSPHKSDGPELEMPSLACNGASAGVLASPEGSKAKTEPEKKFTCGICGQAFRTKSYLNKHRHRVHKAQRPHGVSAAGLSEMAPSLTSPFSPQQNMSVLESFGFQIVQSAFASSLVDAEAGQSGIDFGGK, from the exons ATGGAGAAAGTAGCGGAGCCGTCTTGGACTTCTTCGTACACCTATCAGGTGAGCAAGCACAGTGCGGAGATGCTACACAACCTCAACATTCAGAGGAAAGATGGAGGCAGGTTCTGCGATGTGATCTTACGCGTCGGCGAGGAGAGCTTTCCTGCTCACAAAGCCGTGTTAGCCGCGTGCAGTGAATACTTCGAGTCAGTGTTCAGCCGTCAAACTGAGGGGGACGGCGACACCAAGGAGCTGGAGATGCACACAATCAGCCCTAAAGTTTTTAAAGACATCTTGGACTTCGCTTACACCTCCAGGATCGTGGTTCGACTGGAGTGCTTCCCGGAGTTGATGACAGCTGCCAAGTTCCTGCTGATGCGATCAGTCATCGAGATATGTCAGGAGGTTATTAAACAGTCGAACGTACAAATCCTCGTCCCGACCTCCCGGGGAGGAGACGCCAGCCTCTTCCAGGCCACGGGGGCCACGGATCTAGGTTTCCCGGTGGCGCAGCAGGATCTGGTAAACGGAACGAGTATGCTGTTGAACGGTCAAAGCTTTGCTAGcaacacacaaatgcatgtgGACCGTAGTGAAGACACGACGGCTGTGTTATTGGAGGACGGAGGCGAGTCGTCGGTGCCGATGTTGGAACCTGTCGAAGGACTTTCTGTCTCCCCATCATCGGAAATAACAGGGAACACGTTTAATCACGACACTGGCTCCCCTGGATCGAAGCGGGGAAGGGGAAGACCAAAGAAAGGGGGAGTAGTAGAACCTATCCATTTTAATCACACCAATCAGAAAGACAACGGTCTGTTTCCTTGTGGGACTTGCGGTAAAGCTTTCACAGAGGCTTCGCGCTTGAAGAATCACGAAGCGCAACACGGAGCCTCCACCGGGGGAGTAAACAACCTCAGTGACAGCATGTCAACAGCAGGCGGTTTATCTTTACTGTCGCAGCCTGGTCTTTTGGAAAACGGTGTGCAGTTCCCCGGGGGGCTCTCGCTGGATAACGGACGAAAACGGGAGAGGACCAGGCGGCATGTTGGCTGTGACATTTGCGGGAAAGTTTTCCGTGACGTGTACCACCTGAACCGACACAAGCTCTCCCATTCCGGGGAAAAGCCGTACGCGTGTCCTGTGTGCGGGCTCCGGTTCAAACGGAAGGACAGGATGTCATATCATGTGCGGTCCCACGACGGCTCGGTTGGCAAGCCTTATGTGTGCCAAAGCTGTGGTAAAGGCTTTTCAAG ACCAGACCACCTGAACGGACATATCAAACAAGTACACACAACTGAGAGACCCCACAAGTGCCAG ATTTGCAATGCCTCTTTTGCTACAAGAGATCGTCTCCGGTCGCATCTTGCTTGCCATGAGGATAAAATACCCTGCAAAGTTTGTGGCAAGTTCTTGCGAGCTGCCTACATGACAGACCACCTGAAAAAACACAGTGAAGGAACTCACAACTACTGTGGCATTTGCAATAAAG ACCTGTGTGCCAGTCGCCAGCTGCTTCTCACCTCGTCTGAGGCAGAGGGTCGCTGTCATGGTCTGTCGGGACACCCAGTTCTTCCCCAGCCTGGCCATTCAACCCTCTGCTTGCAGCCTGAGTTGCTCATGGGGAAGCCAGGTGGGGCTCCATATTTCTGGGAGTGTCGCTCTGGCGGGGTGCCTGGCTTCCCCGCCCATGGGCCTGTCGCAG ATGGGCAAGAAAATGCTGGGAAATGTCCTCATTTGGAGTCAGAGGAATCGGATACTTCGTTCAGGGAATTGTCCAATGGAGATGAGCTTAAATCTCCACACAAATCTGATGGACCAGAGCTTGAGATGCCTTCTTTAGCCTGTAACGGAGCTTCTGCAGGAGTTTTGGCATCTCCAGAGGGCTCTAAAGCCAAGACAGAGCCGGAGAAAAAGTTTACCTGCGGGATCTGTGGTCAGGCTTTCCGCACCAAGTCCTACCTCAACAAGCACCGGCACAGAGTTCACAAAGCCCAGAGGCCCCATGGGGTCTCAGCTGCTGGCTTAAGTGAGATGGCTCCCTCCCTGACTTCTCCCTTCTCCCCTCAACAGAACATGTCTGTCCTGGAGTCCTTTGGTTTTCAGATAGTCCAGTCTGCTTTCGCTTCTTCACTCGTGGATGCTGAAGCAGGCCAAAGTGGAATTGACTTTGGagggaagtga
- the patz1 gene encoding POZ-, AT hook-, and zinc finger-containing protein 1 isoform X4: MEKVAEPSWTSSYTYQVSKHSAEMLHNLNIQRKDGGRFCDVILRVGEESFPAHKAVLAACSEYFESVFSRQTEGDGDTKELEMHTISPKVFKDILDFAYTSRIVVRLECFPELMTAAKFLLMRSVIEICQEVIKQSNVQILVPTSRGGDASLFQATGATDLGFPVAQQDLVNGTSMLLNGQSFASNTQMHVDRSEDTTAVLLEDGGESSVPMLEPVEGLSVSPSSEITGNTFNHDTGSPGSKRGRGRPKKGGVVEPIHFNHTNQKDNGLFPCGTCGKAFTEASRLKNHEAQHGASTGGVNNLSDSMSTAGGLSLLSQPGLLENGVQFPGGLSLDNGRKRERTRRHVGCDICGKVFRDVYHLNRHKLSHSGEKPYACPVCGLRFKRKDRMSYHVRSHDGSVGKPYVCQSCGKGFSRPDHLNGHIKQVHTTERPHKCQICNASFATRDRLRSHLACHEDKIPCKVCGKFLRAAYMTDHLKKHSEGTHNYCGICNKDGQENAGKCPHLESEESDTSFRELSNGDELKSPHKSDGPELEMPSLACNGASAGVLASPEGSKAKTEPEKKFTCGICGQAFRTKSYLNKHRHRVHKAQRPHGVSAAGLSEMAPSLTSPFSPQQNMSVLESFGFQIVQSAFASSLVDAEAGQSGIDFGGK, from the exons ATGGAGAAAGTAGCGGAGCCGTCTTGGACTTCTTCGTACACCTATCAGGTGAGCAAGCACAGTGCGGAGATGCTACACAACCTCAACATTCAGAGGAAAGATGGAGGCAGGTTCTGCGATGTGATCTTACGCGTCGGCGAGGAGAGCTTTCCTGCTCACAAAGCCGTGTTAGCCGCGTGCAGTGAATACTTCGAGTCAGTGTTCAGCCGTCAAACTGAGGGGGACGGCGACACCAAGGAGCTGGAGATGCACACAATCAGCCCTAAAGTTTTTAAAGACATCTTGGACTTCGCTTACACCTCCAGGATCGTGGTTCGACTGGAGTGCTTCCCGGAGTTGATGACAGCTGCCAAGTTCCTGCTGATGCGATCAGTCATCGAGATATGTCAGGAGGTTATTAAACAGTCGAACGTACAAATCCTCGTCCCGACCTCCCGGGGAGGAGACGCCAGCCTCTTCCAGGCCACGGGGGCCACGGATCTAGGTTTCCCGGTGGCGCAGCAGGATCTGGTAAACGGAACGAGTATGCTGTTGAACGGTCAAAGCTTTGCTAGcaacacacaaatgcatgtgGACCGTAGTGAAGACACGACGGCTGTGTTATTGGAGGACGGAGGCGAGTCGTCGGTGCCGATGTTGGAACCTGTCGAAGGACTTTCTGTCTCCCCATCATCGGAAATAACAGGGAACACGTTTAATCACGACACTGGCTCCCCTGGATCGAAGCGGGGAAGGGGAAGACCAAAGAAAGGGGGAGTAGTAGAACCTATCCATTTTAATCACACCAATCAGAAAGACAACGGTCTGTTTCCTTGTGGGACTTGCGGTAAAGCTTTCACAGAGGCTTCGCGCTTGAAGAATCACGAAGCGCAACACGGAGCCTCCACCGGGGGAGTAAACAACCTCAGTGACAGCATGTCAACAGCAGGCGGTTTATCTTTACTGTCGCAGCCTGGTCTTTTGGAAAACGGTGTGCAGTTCCCCGGGGGGCTCTCGCTGGATAACGGACGAAAACGGGAGAGGACCAGGCGGCATGTTGGCTGTGACATTTGCGGGAAAGTTTTCCGTGACGTGTACCACCTGAACCGACACAAGCTCTCCCATTCCGGGGAAAAGCCGTACGCGTGTCCTGTGTGCGGGCTCCGGTTCAAACGGAAGGACAGGATGTCATATCATGTGCGGTCCCACGACGGCTCGGTTGGCAAGCCTTATGTGTGCCAAAGCTGTGGTAAAGGCTTTTCAAG ACCAGACCACCTGAACGGACATATCAAACAAGTACACACAACTGAGAGACCCCACAAGTGCCAG ATTTGCAATGCCTCTTTTGCTACAAGAGATCGTCTCCGGTCGCATCTTGCTTGCCATGAGGATAAAATACCCTGCAAAGTTTGTGGCAAGTTCTTGCGAGCTGCCTACATGACAGACCACCTGAAAAAACACAGTGAAGGAACTCACAACTACTGTGGCATTTGCAATAAAG ATGGGCAAGAAAATGCTGGGAAATGTCCTCATTTGGAGTCAGAGGAATCGGATACTTCGTTCAGGGAATTGTCCAATGGAGATGAGCTTAAATCTCCACACAAATCTGATGGACCAGAGCTTGAGATGCCTTCTTTAGCCTGTAACGGAGCTTCTGCAGGAGTTTTGGCATCTCCAGAGGGCTCTAAAGCCAAGACAGAGCCGGAGAAAAAGTTTACCTGCGGGATCTGTGGTCAGGCTTTCCGCACCAAGTCCTACCTCAACAAGCACCGGCACAGAGTTCACAAAGCCCAGAGGCCCCATGGGGTCTCAGCTGCTGGCTTAAGTGAGATGGCTCCCTCCCTGACTTCTCCCTTCTCCCCTCAACAGAACATGTCTGTCCTGGAGTCCTTTGGTTTTCAGATAGTCCAGTCTGCTTTCGCTTCTTCACTCGTGGATGCTGAAGCAGGCCAAAGTGGAATTGACTTTGGagggaagtga
- the patz1 gene encoding POZ-, AT hook-, and zinc finger-containing protein 1 isoform X3: MEKVAEPSWTSSYTYQVSKHSAEMLHNLNIQRKDGGRFCDVILRVGEESFPAHKAVLAACSEYFESVFSRQTEGDGDTKELEMHTISPKVFKDILDFAYTSRIVVRLECFPELMTAAKFLLMRSVIEICQEVIKQSNVQILVPTSRGGDASLFQATGATDLGFPVAQQDLVNGTSMLLNGQSFASNTQMHVDRSEDTTAVLLEDGGESSVPMLEPVEGLSVSPSSEITGNTFNHDTGSPGSKRGRGRPKKGGVVEPIHFNHTNQKDNGLFPCGTCGKAFTEASRLKNHEAQHGASTGGVNNLSDSMSTAGGLSLLSQPGLLENGVQFPGGLSLDNGRKRERTRRHVGCDICGKVFRDVYHLNRHKLSHSGEKPYACPVCGLRFKRKDRMSYHVRSHDGSVGKPYVCQSCGKGFSRPDHLNGHIKQVHTTERPHKCQICNASFATRDRLRSHLACHEDKIPCKVCGKFLRAAYMTDHLKKHSEGTHNYCGICNKGFSTASYLKVHIKTHHGSPLSPSATMHTFPEPRGELQMHNGTPYHMGRQCSVEDGQENAGKCPHLESEESDTSFRELSNGDELKSPHKSDGPELEMPSLACNGASAGVLASPEGSKAKTEPEKKFTCGICGQAFRTKSYLNKHRHRVHKAQRPHGVSAAGLSEMAPSLTSPFSPQQNMSVLESFGFQIVQSAFASSLVDAEAGQSGIDFGGK; this comes from the exons ATGGAGAAAGTAGCGGAGCCGTCTTGGACTTCTTCGTACACCTATCAGGTGAGCAAGCACAGTGCGGAGATGCTACACAACCTCAACATTCAGAGGAAAGATGGAGGCAGGTTCTGCGATGTGATCTTACGCGTCGGCGAGGAGAGCTTTCCTGCTCACAAAGCCGTGTTAGCCGCGTGCAGTGAATACTTCGAGTCAGTGTTCAGCCGTCAAACTGAGGGGGACGGCGACACCAAGGAGCTGGAGATGCACACAATCAGCCCTAAAGTTTTTAAAGACATCTTGGACTTCGCTTACACCTCCAGGATCGTGGTTCGACTGGAGTGCTTCCCGGAGTTGATGACAGCTGCCAAGTTCCTGCTGATGCGATCAGTCATCGAGATATGTCAGGAGGTTATTAAACAGTCGAACGTACAAATCCTCGTCCCGACCTCCCGGGGAGGAGACGCCAGCCTCTTCCAGGCCACGGGGGCCACGGATCTAGGTTTCCCGGTGGCGCAGCAGGATCTGGTAAACGGAACGAGTATGCTGTTGAACGGTCAAAGCTTTGCTAGcaacacacaaatgcatgtgGACCGTAGTGAAGACACGACGGCTGTGTTATTGGAGGACGGAGGCGAGTCGTCGGTGCCGATGTTGGAACCTGTCGAAGGACTTTCTGTCTCCCCATCATCGGAAATAACAGGGAACACGTTTAATCACGACACTGGCTCCCCTGGATCGAAGCGGGGAAGGGGAAGACCAAAGAAAGGGGGAGTAGTAGAACCTATCCATTTTAATCACACCAATCAGAAAGACAACGGTCTGTTTCCTTGTGGGACTTGCGGTAAAGCTTTCACAGAGGCTTCGCGCTTGAAGAATCACGAAGCGCAACACGGAGCCTCCACCGGGGGAGTAAACAACCTCAGTGACAGCATGTCAACAGCAGGCGGTTTATCTTTACTGTCGCAGCCTGGTCTTTTGGAAAACGGTGTGCAGTTCCCCGGGGGGCTCTCGCTGGATAACGGACGAAAACGGGAGAGGACCAGGCGGCATGTTGGCTGTGACATTTGCGGGAAAGTTTTCCGTGACGTGTACCACCTGAACCGACACAAGCTCTCCCATTCCGGGGAAAAGCCGTACGCGTGTCCTGTGTGCGGGCTCCGGTTCAAACGGAAGGACAGGATGTCATATCATGTGCGGTCCCACGACGGCTCGGTTGGCAAGCCTTATGTGTGCCAAAGCTGTGGTAAAGGCTTTTCAAG ACCAGACCACCTGAACGGACATATCAAACAAGTACACACAACTGAGAGACCCCACAAGTGCCAG ATTTGCAATGCCTCTTTTGCTACAAGAGATCGTCTCCGGTCGCATCTTGCTTGCCATGAGGATAAAATACCCTGCAAAGTTTGTGGCAAGTTCTTGCGAGCTGCCTACATGACAGACCACCTGAAAAAACACAGTGAAGGAACTCACAACTACTGTGGCATTTGCAATAAAG GTTTCTCAACTGCATCCTACCTTAAGGTGCATATAAAGACACACCATGGCTCTCCTTTGTCCCCCTCTGCCACAATGCACACCTTCCCTGAGCCAAGGGGGGAACTGCAGATGCACAACGGCACCCCTTACCACATGGGACGCCAGTGCTCAGTGGAAG ATGGGCAAGAAAATGCTGGGAAATGTCCTCATTTGGAGTCAGAGGAATCGGATACTTCGTTCAGGGAATTGTCCAATGGAGATGAGCTTAAATCTCCACACAAATCTGATGGACCAGAGCTTGAGATGCCTTCTTTAGCCTGTAACGGAGCTTCTGCAGGAGTTTTGGCATCTCCAGAGGGCTCTAAAGCCAAGACAGAGCCGGAGAAAAAGTTTACCTGCGGGATCTGTGGTCAGGCTTTCCGCACCAAGTCCTACCTCAACAAGCACCGGCACAGAGTTCACAAAGCCCAGAGGCCCCATGGGGTCTCAGCTGCTGGCTTAAGTGAGATGGCTCCCTCCCTGACTTCTCCCTTCTCCCCTCAACAGAACATGTCTGTCCTGGAGTCCTTTGGTTTTCAGATAGTCCAGTCTGCTTTCGCTTCTTCACTCGTGGATGCTGAAGCAGGCCAAAGTGGAATTGACTTTGGagggaagtga
- the patz1 gene encoding POZ-, AT hook-, and zinc finger-containing protein 1 isoform X1 — protein sequence MEKVAEPSWTSSYTYQVSKHSAEMLHNLNIQRKDGGRFCDVILRVGEESFPAHKAVLAACSEYFESVFSRQTEGDGDTKELEMHTISPKVFKDILDFAYTSRIVVRLECFPELMTAAKFLLMRSVIEICQEVIKQSNVQILVPTSRGGDASLFQATGATDLGFPVAQQDLVNGTSMLLNGQSFASNTQMHVDRSEDTTAVLLEDGGESSVPMLEPVEGLSVSPSSEITGNTFNHDTGSPGSKRGRGRPKKGGVVEPIHFNHTNQKDNGLFPCGTCGKAFTEASRLKNHEAQHGASTGGVNNLSDSMSTAGGLSLLSQPGLLENGVQFPGGLSLDNGRKRERTRRHVGCDICGKVFRDVYHLNRHKLSHSGEKPYACPVCGLRFKRKDRMSYHVRSHDGSVGKPYVCQSCGKGFSRPDHLNGHIKQVHTTERPHKCQICNASFATRDRLRSHLACHEDKIPCKVCGKFLRAAYMTDHLKKHSEGTHNYCGICNKGFSTASYLKVHIKTHHGSPLSPSATMHTFPEPRGELQMHNGTPYHMGRQCSVEDLCASRQLLLTSSEAEGRCHGLSGHPVLPQPGHSTLCLQPELLMGKPGGAPYFWECRSGGVPGFPAHGPVADGQENAGKCPHLESEESDTSFRELSNGDELKSPHKSDGPELEMPSLACNGASAGVLASPEGSKAKTEPEKKFTCGICGQAFRTKSYLNKHRHRVHKAQRPHGVSAAGLSEMAPSLTSPFSPQQNMSVLESFGFQIVQSAFASSLVDAEAGQSGIDFGGK from the exons ATGGAGAAAGTAGCGGAGCCGTCTTGGACTTCTTCGTACACCTATCAGGTGAGCAAGCACAGTGCGGAGATGCTACACAACCTCAACATTCAGAGGAAAGATGGAGGCAGGTTCTGCGATGTGATCTTACGCGTCGGCGAGGAGAGCTTTCCTGCTCACAAAGCCGTGTTAGCCGCGTGCAGTGAATACTTCGAGTCAGTGTTCAGCCGTCAAACTGAGGGGGACGGCGACACCAAGGAGCTGGAGATGCACACAATCAGCCCTAAAGTTTTTAAAGACATCTTGGACTTCGCTTACACCTCCAGGATCGTGGTTCGACTGGAGTGCTTCCCGGAGTTGATGACAGCTGCCAAGTTCCTGCTGATGCGATCAGTCATCGAGATATGTCAGGAGGTTATTAAACAGTCGAACGTACAAATCCTCGTCCCGACCTCCCGGGGAGGAGACGCCAGCCTCTTCCAGGCCACGGGGGCCACGGATCTAGGTTTCCCGGTGGCGCAGCAGGATCTGGTAAACGGAACGAGTATGCTGTTGAACGGTCAAAGCTTTGCTAGcaacacacaaatgcatgtgGACCGTAGTGAAGACACGACGGCTGTGTTATTGGAGGACGGAGGCGAGTCGTCGGTGCCGATGTTGGAACCTGTCGAAGGACTTTCTGTCTCCCCATCATCGGAAATAACAGGGAACACGTTTAATCACGACACTGGCTCCCCTGGATCGAAGCGGGGAAGGGGAAGACCAAAGAAAGGGGGAGTAGTAGAACCTATCCATTTTAATCACACCAATCAGAAAGACAACGGTCTGTTTCCTTGTGGGACTTGCGGTAAAGCTTTCACAGAGGCTTCGCGCTTGAAGAATCACGAAGCGCAACACGGAGCCTCCACCGGGGGAGTAAACAACCTCAGTGACAGCATGTCAACAGCAGGCGGTTTATCTTTACTGTCGCAGCCTGGTCTTTTGGAAAACGGTGTGCAGTTCCCCGGGGGGCTCTCGCTGGATAACGGACGAAAACGGGAGAGGACCAGGCGGCATGTTGGCTGTGACATTTGCGGGAAAGTTTTCCGTGACGTGTACCACCTGAACCGACACAAGCTCTCCCATTCCGGGGAAAAGCCGTACGCGTGTCCTGTGTGCGGGCTCCGGTTCAAACGGAAGGACAGGATGTCATATCATGTGCGGTCCCACGACGGCTCGGTTGGCAAGCCTTATGTGTGCCAAAGCTGTGGTAAAGGCTTTTCAAG ACCAGACCACCTGAACGGACATATCAAACAAGTACACACAACTGAGAGACCCCACAAGTGCCAG ATTTGCAATGCCTCTTTTGCTACAAGAGATCGTCTCCGGTCGCATCTTGCTTGCCATGAGGATAAAATACCCTGCAAAGTTTGTGGCAAGTTCTTGCGAGCTGCCTACATGACAGACCACCTGAAAAAACACAGTGAAGGAACTCACAACTACTGTGGCATTTGCAATAAAG GTTTCTCAACTGCATCCTACCTTAAGGTGCATATAAAGACACACCATGGCTCTCCTTTGTCCCCCTCTGCCACAATGCACACCTTCCCTGAGCCAAGGGGGGAACTGCAGATGCACAACGGCACCCCTTACCACATGGGACGCCAGTGCTCAGTGGAAG ACCTGTGTGCCAGTCGCCAGCTGCTTCTCACCTCGTCTGAGGCAGAGGGTCGCTGTCATGGTCTGTCGGGACACCCAGTTCTTCCCCAGCCTGGCCATTCAACCCTCTGCTTGCAGCCTGAGTTGCTCATGGGGAAGCCAGGTGGGGCTCCATATTTCTGGGAGTGTCGCTCTGGCGGGGTGCCTGGCTTCCCCGCCCATGGGCCTGTCGCAG ATGGGCAAGAAAATGCTGGGAAATGTCCTCATTTGGAGTCAGAGGAATCGGATACTTCGTTCAGGGAATTGTCCAATGGAGATGAGCTTAAATCTCCACACAAATCTGATGGACCAGAGCTTGAGATGCCTTCTTTAGCCTGTAACGGAGCTTCTGCAGGAGTTTTGGCATCTCCAGAGGGCTCTAAAGCCAAGACAGAGCCGGAGAAAAAGTTTACCTGCGGGATCTGTGGTCAGGCTTTCCGCACCAAGTCCTACCTCAACAAGCACCGGCACAGAGTTCACAAAGCCCAGAGGCCCCATGGGGTCTCAGCTGCTGGCTTAAGTGAGATGGCTCCCTCCCTGACTTCTCCCTTCTCCCCTCAACAGAACATGTCTGTCCTGGAGTCCTTTGGTTTTCAGATAGTCCAGTCTGCTTTCGCTTCTTCACTCGTGGATGCTGAAGCAGGCCAAAGTGGAATTGACTTTGGagggaagtga